The DNA sequence GCGGCATCCAGCAGCAGCGCGCGCGTGCGCCGCGCCAGAACATCGCTCACGCTGCGCGCCATTTCCTGCCGCGCCGCCCACACGACCTCCACAGCACGGTAGGGCAGATTGGGGTGCAACGGCACGGCCAGCTCTTCCTGCGCCGCCATCAACTCCTGCAGCGCAGCGGCCTCGGAGCCGTAGACCGACCAGTGCGATTGACTGTCCACTTGCGCCTGCCAGCCGTGCAAGCGCAGGCTGTGCGTGGGGGAAGCCTGCTCCGGCAAACCCGCCATCTTCGCAGCTTGATCAATGGTATCCTGCGCCATTTTGCGGTAGATGGTCCACTTGCCGCCGGTGATGGTGAGCAAACCGGAGGGCGAGAGGATCAGGCTGTGATCGCGTGACAGCGCCGCGGTGGCGGTGGTCTCGTGGGATTTGACCAGGGGACGCAAACCGGCAAACACGCTCAACACGTCTGCCGGTGTCGGATCTTTCGTGAGGTAGCGCGCGGCGTGTGTGAGCAGAAATTCCACTTCGGCCGCCAGCGGCCGCGGCTCCAGTTGAATTTCCGTGACCGGGGTGTCGGTGGTGCCGACCAGCGTGCGATGGTGCCAGGGAATGGCGAACAGCACACGGCCATCGTCGGTGTGCGGCACCATGATGGCATGGTCGCTGGGCAGAAACCGGCGGTCGAGCACGAGGTGAACGCCCTGGCTCGGCGCGATCAACGGAGACGCGTGCGGATCGTCCATCTGCCGGATGGCATCACAAAACACGCCGGTGGCGTTGATTACGACGCGTGCGGGCAAGTCGAAACGCTCGCCGCTTTCCGTGTCCTGCGCGGCCACCCCGGTCACCAGACCGCCGGCTTTCAACAGTGCGGTGACTTTGACATAGTTCACCACGGTGGCGCCCAGTCCGGCGGCGGTTTGCGCCAGGCAGATGGCCAGTCGGGCATCATCGAACTGGCCGTCATAGTAGATCACGCCGCCACGCAGGCCCTTTGGCTCGAGCGTGGGAATGCGCTGCAAGGTGTCTTCGCGCGAGAGATTTTGTGAAGGGCCCAATCCCAATTTGCCGGCGAGCATGTCGTACAGCTTCAGGCCGATGCCATAGAACGGCCCCTCCCACCAATCATACAGGGGCACCACGAAGGCGAGATGATGCACGAGATGCGGCGCATTCTGCCGCAGCAGGCCGCGCTCATGCAGGGCCTCCAGCACCAGCGCGAGATTGCCCTGCTTGAGATAGCGCACACCGCCGTGAATCAATTTGGTGCTGCGGCTGGAGGTGCCCTGTGCGAAATCGCCCTGCTCCAACAACAGCGTGCGATACCCCCGCGCCGCCGCCTCCACCGCACAGCCCAGGCCGGTGGCGCCGCCGCCGATGATGATCACGTCCCACCGGCCGGTGGATCGCAACTGCTGCAACATCTCGGGGCGATTCATGTTTCCTCCTCGGGGCCTCGTCTGTCCGGCGGCGGCGGATGAGCAGCATCACTGCGTTCGCGGGGTGCCGGACGAGGCGGTGCTTCCGGTTGCCATGCTGCAAGCCCCCGTTCTGAAATGATTCACTGCGTGCGGGTGCGGTCAACTGCGGGGGATGACTCCTGCAGCGTGAGCGGCGGTGAAGTTCACTTTCTCCATCCCGGAAAAGGCTGCAGCGCCAGCGCACAGTCAAAGCGTTTGCCCGGGCCCCGGAAAAATTCCAAAAGCCTGCGCGACAAATTGAACCCGGCTCATCCTCAATTCTCAGAATTCTGTCAGAATCGACACCGCGGGTCAGAGGGTGGCGAAAATCGTCTCCAACTGTTCGATGCCGGACTGCAGCAGAAAGCCGGGGTTGCGGCCATAGCTTTTCACGCCGACGACGAAGAGATTCGGCTCGCCGCTGAACAAATCCTGTGGCGCAACGTTGATGCGCGCCAGGCAGTCGGTGACGTTGGTGAGCGCGTGGTAAAGCCCGCGCACGCCTTCGGAAACGCTGGAGAATTCTGCCGTGGTTTCGCGCAGGATTTCGAGATTGGGGCGATAGCCGGTGAGCGAAATCACCTCGTCGACTTCCACTTCCTCCGTGCTTTTCCCAACCTTGAGTGTTACGCGCAGCGCGGCCTGTGCTGTCTGTAACGCCTCCACGGTGGTGCGCCGCAGCACACGCAGTTGCGGCGGCGGATTCTGTGCCAGCGCATTGGCCGCACTGACGATCGTGGCGCGCTCGGTGAGCGGATCCTCCGCCACTTCCGCCACCGGCCGGGTGCGATCGGAGCGCACTGCCCACAGCACGCGTGTTTGCGGCGCTTCCTGGAGCAATTCATTCAAAGCCACGATGGTGTTGGCCGCGGAATGGCCGTGACCGAGCAGCAAAATGCGTTTGCCCGCGAACCGGCCGGCTAGTTGTTTGACATCAGGAGGCCGGCGCAGAATGCGACCGTGACCGCGCCGTTCGCCGGGCGCGGGCATGCCGCCCGCGCCGCTCCAATTGGCCTGGCCGAAAACGCCACTGGCATCGAAAACATAATCGGCCTGGTAAGTCTGCTCCCGGCCCTCGGCATCCTCCGCCAGGATGCGAAAGCTGCGCTCGGCACGCAAGGGGTGATGGGGCAGGCCGGTTTTTCCCAGCCCCGCGCGTGTCACCGCGACAACACGGCGGCCGGTTTGAATGCACTGGCGCAGCGGCTCGGTTTGGGCCAGGGGTTCCAGCACGGTTTGCACGAATTCGTTTCCAGTTTGAAGCGTCTCCGCGGCGGGCAGGCGGTCACGCAGCCGCGCCTGCACGCGGGGCGAGATGTTCATGCGCAGCGGGGAAAACATGCGAATATGGCCCCATTGCCGGATGTGCTCACCGACACGCCCGGCTTCCAGCACCGTGGTGTGAATGCCGCGCTCGAGCAAACGCAGGGCGGTTTCCAGGCCGATTGGCCCGGCGCCGATCACCAGCGCGTGTTTTTGATTCGTGTATGATGGCATCATGCAACTCGCAAGCGTGATTGATATTCCGTCAGCAATCGGGAACCTCTGCGAAAATCTTCCGGCAACGGCGCGGGCGGTGCCTCGAAAATTCCCGGGAATCTCCCCACGCCTTCCGCAGGGTGAGCGACCCCGGCACAGCCGGGGTCGCAACATAGCCGCACCGCCATGCCTTTGTGGAAGACCGGCAGGTTGAGCGGCGTCATGGTTGACTGGATCCTGTCAGAATAAAAGCGCAGACTTTGCCGCGCCGGCACCGCATGGCGCCCGCTGCCCATCCTACTCCTCGCGCGCCTGTACGTTCAAGGATTGAATATGATGCACCAGCGAAGCGCCGGCGCGCAGGGAAGCGCCGACGTGCACGGCCTCGGCCATTTGCTCCGGCGTGGCGCCTTCCTTGATCGCGCCGGTGGTCCAGGCATCGATGCAATAGGGGCATTGCAGCACATGCGCCACCGACAACGCAATGAGCGCCTTGGTCTTTTTGTCGAGCGCGCCGTCTTGATGACAGGTATTGTACCAGTCCAACCACATTTTGAACAATTTCGGTGAAGGGCCTGCAACTTCGCCGAAACGCGCCAAATCTTCGCTCAAGTAATAGCTGGGCATCTTGCTCTCCTGTGAAATGAATGGAAAAGATGAAAGCAGTGGAACCGGACAGAAGGTCCCACTGCTGCATGTCGCCGTGCAGAGAATCAAAACTTGCCGCGGCTGCGTTCCTTGCCCGGCAGGATTTCCAGGCAGGTGGTCCACCAGCCGGTCAGCACGGTGTCGATGAATTCCTGCGGCAGCTTCTCC is a window from the candidate division KSB1 bacterium genome containing:
- a CDS encoding glycerol-3-phosphate dehydrogenase/oxidase, which encodes MNRPEMLQQLRSTGRWDVIIIGGGATGLGCAVEAAARGYRTLLLEQGDFAQGTSSRSTKLIHGGVRYLKQGNLALVLEALHERGLLRQNAPHLVHHLAFVVPLYDWWEGPFYGIGLKLYDMLAGKLGLGPSQNLSREDTLQRIPTLEPKGLRGGVIYYDGQFDDARLAICLAQTAAGLGATVVNYVKVTALLKAGGLVTGVAAQDTESGERFDLPARVVINATGVFCDAIRQMDDPHASPLIAPSQGVHLVLDRRFLPSDHAIMVPHTDDGRVLFAIPWHHRTLVGTTDTPVTEIQLEPRPLAAEVEFLLTHAARYLTKDPTPADVLSVFAGLRPLVKSHETTATAALSRDHSLILSPSGLLTITGGKWTIYRKMAQDTIDQAAKMAGLPEQASPTHSLRLHGWQAQVDSQSHWSVYGSEAAALQELMAAQEELAVPLHPNLPYRAVEVVWAARQEMARSVSDVLARRTRALLLDAAASMAAAPAVARLLAEELGRDADWQARQVGQYRELARGYLL
- a CDS encoding NAD(P)/FAD-dependent oxidoreductase; amino-acid sequence: MMPSYTNQKHALVIGAGPIGLETALRLLERGIHTTVLEAGRVGEHIRQWGHIRMFSPLRMNISPRVQARLRDRLPAAETLQTGNEFVQTVLEPLAQTEPLRQCIQTGRRVVAVTRAGLGKTGLPHHPLRAERSFRILAEDAEGREQTYQADYVFDASGVFGQANWSGAGGMPAPGERRGHGRILRRPPDVKQLAGRFAGKRILLLGHGHSAANTIVALNELLQEAPQTRVLWAVRSDRTRPVAEVAEDPLTERATIVSAANALAQNPPPQLRVLRRTTVEALQTAQAALRVTLKVGKSTEEVEVDEVISLTGYRPNLEILRETTAEFSSVSEGVRGLYHALTNVTDCLARINVAPQDLFSGEPNLFVVGVKSYGRNPGFLLQSGIEQLETIFATL
- a CDS encoding arsenosugar biosynthesis-associated peroxidase-like protein, whose amino-acid sequence is MPSYYLSEDLARFGEVAGPSPKLFKMWLDWYNTCHQDGALDKKTKALIALSVAHVLQCPYCIDAWTTGAIKEGATPEQMAEAVHVGASLRAGASLVHHIQSLNVQAREE